In a genomic window of Spirosoma agri:
- a CDS encoding Gfo/Idh/MocA family protein, giving the protein MHSNQVSRRDVLKAGVVGSLATIGLPTFIPASAFGANDRIRVAVIGINGRGKDHIQGIQKQKDVEVVTLCDVDSTVLQTGAAEFEKKYGKKVQTMADLRQVYDDKNIDAVTIATPNHWHALAVIWACQAGKDVYVEKPGAHNLYEGRKLVEAATRYNRIVQHGVQLRSSVAIQEAIKHLRDGLIGNVYMARGLVYKWRPDIGNKGTSPVPTELNWNLWQGPAQTKEFSKNYVHYNWHWFWDYGNGDIGNQGIHETDLCMWGLDVGLPEEITSAGGKFLWKDCKETPETLTSVYKYPKEGKVIQFEVRPWMTNKEDGVEIGNIFYGDKGYMVINGYSDYKTFLGKERAPGPARNEGGDHYANFIEAVRSRDKSKQNGPVETAHLSSGIAHLGNIAYRLGRTLHFDPKNEVFVGDKEANQMLTRKYRAPFLVPEKV; this is encoded by the coding sequence ATGCATTCCAATCAAGTTTCCCGACGAGACGTCCTCAAGGCAGGGGTAGTCGGTTCGCTGGCCACCATCGGCCTTCCTACTTTCATTCCGGCCAGTGCCTTTGGAGCCAACGACCGTATCCGTGTGGCTGTCATCGGCATCAATGGCCGGGGTAAAGATCACATTCAGGGCATTCAAAAACAGAAAGACGTAGAGGTAGTCACGCTCTGCGATGTGGATAGTACAGTGTTGCAAACCGGCGCGGCTGAATTCGAGAAGAAGTACGGCAAAAAGGTCCAGACAATGGCCGACCTGCGACAGGTTTACGACGACAAAAACATCGACGCCGTAACGATTGCTACGCCCAATCACTGGCACGCGCTGGCGGTTATCTGGGCCTGTCAGGCCGGTAAAGATGTGTACGTCGAGAAACCGGGGGCACACAATCTGTACGAGGGCCGTAAACTGGTGGAAGCCGCGACGCGCTACAATCGGATTGTTCAGCACGGGGTCCAATTGCGGAGTTCGGTAGCGATTCAGGAAGCCATCAAGCACCTGCGCGACGGCCTGATTGGGAACGTGTACATGGCGCGGGGCCTGGTCTATAAATGGCGGCCCGATATCGGCAACAAAGGCACCTCCCCCGTACCCACCGAGCTTAACTGGAACCTGTGGCAGGGACCGGCGCAGACCAAGGAGTTCAGCAAAAATTATGTTCACTACAACTGGCACTGGTTCTGGGATTACGGCAATGGCGACATTGGCAACCAGGGCATCCACGAAACAGATCTTTGCATGTGGGGTCTGGACGTGGGACTGCCCGAAGAGATAACATCAGCGGGTGGCAAGTTTCTCTGGAAAGACTGCAAGGAAACGCCCGAAACGCTTACCTCGGTCTACAAATACCCCAAAGAAGGCAAAGTGATTCAGTTTGAGGTGCGCCCCTGGATGACGAACAAAGAAGATGGTGTCGAGATCGGTAACATTTTTTACGGCGACAAGGGCTACATGGTCATCAACGGCTATTCGGATTACAAAACGTTTCTCGGCAAAGAACGGGCACCCGGCCCGGCCCGCAACGAAGGGGGCGATCACTACGCGAATTTCATCGAAGCCGTGCGGTCTCGGGACAAGTCAAAACAGAACGGTCCGGTCGAAACGGCTCATCTATCGTCAGGCATCGCGCATTTGGGCAACATCGCGTATCGGTTAGGTCGTACGCTGCACTTCGACCCCAAAAATGAAGTGTTCGTTGGCGATAAGGAAGCCAATCAGATGCTCACCCGTAAATACCGGGCTCCCTTTTTGGTTCCGGAAAAAGTATAG
- the kynU gene encoding kynureninase: protein MTYENSRSFALQLDEADSIRHFRDRFHIPQRDGKSLIYLCGNSLGLQPKTARESLTKELDTWQNLGVEGWFEQTTAAGAEGGEQPWLGYHATCKESLAQIVGAEPLEVCPMNALTVNLHLLLASFYRPGVDSSSVDSPGRFAGAVGSSEHRKYKILTIKGDFPSDQYALETHVKHHGLNPSDAIIEIAPRPDDGLIHTTDIQRAIADHADSLALIWMSGLNYYTGQVYNMDAIAQTAKRYCVPIGFDLAHAIGNVPLRLHEWGVDFATWCSYKYLNGGPGAVSGVFVHQKHHDQNLPRLAGWWGYREDRRFEMTPGFLPAPGADGWQVSTPNVLALALHRAAIAITAEAGIVPLRQKSERLTGYLEYLLTPFDDIQILTPDDPNQRGCQLSLLVRKNGKDLFAYLTEQGVVSDWREPDCIRLAPTPLYNTFEEVWQVGEIIRRYFDR, encoded by the coding sequence ATGACCTACGAAAACTCACGATCGTTTGCCCTGCAACTCGATGAAGCCGATTCGATCCGCCACTTCCGCGACCGTTTTCACATTCCTCAGCGCGACGGTAAATCCCTGATTTATCTATGTGGTAATTCGCTTGGGTTGCAACCGAAAACGGCACGGGAATCCTTGACCAAGGAACTCGATACCTGGCAAAATCTGGGTGTTGAGGGTTGGTTCGAGCAAACCACGGCTGCTGGGGCCGAAGGGGGTGAACAGCCGTGGCTAGGCTACCATGCTACCTGCAAAGAATCGCTGGCGCAAATCGTAGGCGCGGAACCGTTGGAAGTGTGTCCGATGAATGCCCTGACGGTAAATCTGCACCTGCTACTGGCTTCATTTTACCGGCCCGGCGTGGATTCGTCCAGCGTGGATTCGCCCGGCCGGTTTGCCGGCGCGGTGGGGTCGAGTGAGCATAGGAAATACAAGATCTTGACGATCAAAGGAGATTTTCCCTCTGATCAGTACGCGCTCGAAACGCACGTGAAGCATCATGGCTTGAATCCGTCGGATGCTATCATTGAAATAGCACCCCGCCCGGACGATGGGTTGATTCACACGACGGACATACAGCGAGCAATTGCTGACCACGCCGATTCGCTGGCGCTCATCTGGATGAGTGGCCTGAATTATTACACCGGGCAGGTATACAACATGGATGCTATCGCCCAAACGGCCAAGCGGTATTGCGTTCCCATCGGATTCGATCTGGCCCATGCGATCGGTAACGTGCCGCTGCGACTCCACGAGTGGGGGGTTGATTTTGCGACCTGGTGTTCCTACAAATACCTAAACGGTGGTCCGGGTGCCGTATCGGGCGTGTTCGTTCACCAGAAACACCATGACCAAAATCTTCCCCGGCTGGCGGGGTGGTGGGGCTATCGTGAAGACCGACGCTTCGAGATGACGCCCGGTTTTCTACCCGCGCCCGGTGCCGATGGGTGGCAGGTAAGTACGCCCAACGTTTTGGCGTTGGCCCTTCACCGGGCGGCTATTGCCATAACCGCCGAAGCGGGGATTGTGCCACTTCGGCAAAAAAGCGAACGGTTGACGGGCTATCTTGAGTACCTGTTGACGCCGTTTGACGACATACAGATTCTAACGCCCGACGATCCCAACCAACGTGGCTGTCAGTTATCGCTACTGGTACGAAAAAATGGGAAAGATTTATTTGCGTACCTGACCGAACAAGGCGTTGTTAGCGACTGGCGCGAACCTGACTGCATTCGACTGGCACCTACGCCACTCTACAACACGTTCGAGGAGGTTTGGCAGGTAGGGGAGATAATCAGACGTTATTTTGATAGGTAG
- a CDS encoding 3-ketoacyl-ACP reductase — protein sequence MNTTERSLHRTGPVAFITGGSRGIGYGIAQHLARAGFDLAINGVRPEEAVNDALDDLRKLGSDVLYCPGDIASAEARLTMVERIKSHFGRLNVLVNNAGVAPNERRDILDATEESFHYVLSTNLQGPYFLTQSVANWLIAQSGQQADFWGCIINVSSVSATVASVNRGEYCVAKAGLSMATQLFAVRLGEYNIPVYEVRPGIIKTDMTAGVTAKYDALLESGLCVQKRWGLADDVGRAVAALARGDFPYSTGQVILVDGGLTLPRL from the coding sequence GTGAACACAACGGAACGCTCGCTCCATCGCACCGGTCCGGTCGCGTTCATAACCGGTGGTAGCCGGGGCATCGGTTATGGCATTGCCCAACACTTGGCCAGGGCGGGATTCGACCTGGCGATCAACGGAGTGCGGCCCGAAGAAGCGGTCAACGATGCGCTGGACGACCTGCGAAAACTAGGGAGCGATGTGCTTTACTGCCCCGGCGATATTGCGTCGGCAGAAGCCAGGTTAACCATGGTAGAACGGATCAAATCCCATTTTGGGCGGCTGAATGTACTGGTCAACAACGCAGGCGTGGCCCCGAACGAACGACGGGACATTCTCGATGCAACGGAAGAAAGCTTCCACTACGTTCTCTCAACCAATTTGCAGGGCCCCTATTTCCTGACGCAGTCCGTCGCCAACTGGCTGATTGCTCAATCGGGCCAACAGGCTGATTTTTGGGGCTGTATCATCAACGTGTCCTCGGTTTCGGCAACTGTAGCCTCCGTTAACCGGGGCGAATATTGTGTAGCAAAAGCTGGATTGAGTATGGCCACTCAACTATTCGCGGTTCGGTTGGGCGAGTACAACATTCCGGTTTATGAAGTACGACCGGGTATCATAAAAACTGACATGACGGCGGGCGTTACCGCCAAATACGATGCGTTGCTTGAGTCCGGACTTTGCGTTCAGAAACGCTGGGGGCTGGCCGACGATGTTGGCCGGGCCGTTGCCGCGCTGGCCCGAGGTGATTTCCCCTACTCGACTGGGCAGGTCATTCTGGTCGATGGTGGGTTGACGTTACCAAGATTATAA
- the dnaJ gene encoding molecular chaperone DnaJ produces MATKRDYYEILGVDKNVSAEDLKKAYRKMAIKYHPDKNPDDPTAEEKFKEAAEAYDVLNDPQKKARYDQFGHAGMSGAAGGGYGAGGPTMEDIFSQFGDVFGDESPFGGFFRGAQGGGGRQRVRRGSDLRIKLKLNLQEVANGVEKKIKVKRHVSCTTCGGNGSKNGTAVQTCTTCNGTGQTRKVVNTMLGQMVSTSTCPTCNGEGKLVTDRCDVCFGEGRVLQEDVIPIKIPAGVAEGIQLSVGGKGNVPPRGGVAGDLLIVIEEEEDGDLKRDGNNVVFDLYVNFVDAAVGTNVEVPTIDGKARITLDPGTQSGKILRLKGKGIKELNGYGRGDQLVHVNVWTPKTLSSEERSMLEKLRHSPNFQPKPNKNEKGFFDKMKDFFHG; encoded by the coding sequence ATGGCGACGAAGCGCGATTATTATGAAATATTAGGCGTTGATAAAAACGTCTCGGCGGAGGACTTGAAAAAGGCGTATCGGAAGATGGCCATCAAATACCACCCGGATAAAAATCCCGACGACCCCACCGCCGAGGAGAAATTCAAGGAAGCCGCCGAGGCTTACGACGTGCTCAACGACCCGCAGAAAAAAGCTCGGTATGATCAGTTTGGTCATGCGGGCATGAGCGGAGCGGCAGGTGGTGGCTATGGCGCTGGCGGCCCGACGATGGAAGACATCTTCAGCCAATTTGGCGATGTTTTCGGTGATGAGTCCCCTTTTGGCGGCTTCTTCCGGGGAGCGCAGGGTGGCGGTGGACGTCAACGCGTTCGTCGTGGTTCCGATCTGCGTATCAAGCTGAAACTGAATTTGCAGGAAGTTGCCAACGGCGTCGAGAAAAAAATCAAAGTCAAGCGGCACGTCAGCTGTACGACCTGTGGTGGCAACGGCTCCAAAAATGGAACGGCTGTGCAGACTTGTACGACCTGTAATGGCACCGGACAGACCCGTAAAGTGGTCAATACGATGCTTGGTCAGATGGTTTCCACGAGTACCTGTCCGACCTGTAACGGCGAAGGGAAACTGGTAACCGATCGGTGTGATGTTTGCTTCGGCGAAGGGCGTGTCTTGCAGGAAGACGTTATTCCTATCAAAATTCCGGCGGGTGTAGCCGAAGGTATTCAACTGTCGGTTGGCGGCAAAGGGAACGTTCCGCCCCGAGGTGGTGTGGCGGGTGATCTGCTGATCGTGATCGAAGAGGAGGAAGATGGCGATCTCAAGCGCGATGGCAACAATGTCGTGTTCGATCTGTACGTCAACTTTGTCGATGCGGCAGTCGGAACAAACGTCGAAGTACCGACCATCGACGGAAAAGCCCGGATCACGCTTGACCCAGGTACGCAGAGTGGTAAAATACTTCGGCTCAAAGGTAAAGGCATCAAAGAGTTGAACGGGTATGGACGGGGTGACCAACTTGTGCACGTAAACGTCTGGACGCCAAAAACACTGTCGTCGGAAGAGCGTTCGATGCTGGAAAAACTACGGCACTCACCGAATTTCCAACCGAAGCCGAATAAGAACGAAAAAGGCTTCTTCGACAAAATGAAAGATTTCTTTCACGGTTGA
- a CDS encoding MFS transporter has protein sequence MKPLLTPEPMATNRTVISQLWQLPVLVAALGYLVDMYDLFLFSVVRVPSLKALGIDGDRLLNEGILLLNSQMAGLLIGGIFWGVLGDKRGRLSVLFGSILLYSLANIANGFVTSLPQYALLRFIAGIGLAGELGAGITLVTEILPKEIRGYGTTLVATMGVLGAILAYFVADLFAWRVSYFIGGGMGLLLLVLRVNVLESGMFISMKQRVLPRGNVLMLFTSGSRLATYVQCILVGLPIWFVVGILITFSPELGKALGLSEPVVAGKAVMLSFSGQVLGDLVSGFLSQYMRSRKKVIRLFMVLSLLVMLIYLLAPVRDTTWFYIICVCLGFANGYWTLFVTIAAELFGTNLRATVATTVPNFVRGGTIPLSALFIQLKPVLGTVYSALAVGLATVSVALVALSYLNETFTKELDYVEED, from the coding sequence ATGAAACCACTGCTTACGCCTGAACCAATGGCAACCAATCGTACGGTCATCAGTCAGCTTTGGCAACTGCCGGTGCTGGTGGCTGCGCTGGGTTACCTGGTCGATATGTACGATTTATTTCTGTTCAGCGTCGTTCGTGTGCCCAGCCTGAAAGCACTGGGTATTGACGGCGATCGATTGCTCAACGAAGGAATTTTACTACTGAATTCACAAATGGCGGGTTTGCTGATCGGTGGTATTTTCTGGGGTGTGCTGGGCGATAAACGCGGTCGGTTATCCGTGCTGTTCGGCTCCATCCTGCTTTACTCGCTGGCAAATATTGCCAATGGGTTTGTCACCTCACTACCCCAATACGCCCTGCTGCGCTTCATCGCCGGGATCGGTCTGGCGGGTGAACTAGGGGCAGGCATTACACTCGTCACCGAAATTTTACCCAAAGAAATTCGGGGTTACGGCACTACGCTAGTGGCAACCATGGGCGTGTTGGGCGCTATTCTGGCTTACTTCGTTGCCGATCTGTTCGCATGGCGTGTCTCCTATTTTATCGGGGGCGGCATGGGCTTACTATTACTCGTTCTGCGCGTAAACGTATTGGAGTCAGGCATGTTCATCAGCATGAAGCAACGGGTGCTGCCGCGCGGTAACGTCTTGATGCTCTTTACGTCCGGCTCCCGGCTGGCCACCTATGTTCAGTGTATTCTGGTCGGATTACCCATCTGGTTTGTGGTAGGTATTCTCATCACGTTCTCCCCGGAACTGGGCAAAGCACTGGGATTGAGCGAGCCCGTAGTTGCCGGGAAAGCCGTTATGCTGAGTTTTTCGGGCCAGGTGCTGGGTGATCTGGTCAGCGGCTTTTTAAGTCAGTATATGCGTAGCCGTAAAAAAGTCATCCGGCTGTTCATGGTACTCTCGCTACTCGTTATGCTCATTTATCTACTGGCACCCGTGCGCGATACAACCTGGTTTTATATCATCTGCGTTTGCCTCGGTTTCGCGAATGGCTACTGGACCTTGTTCGTAACCATTGCCGCCGAGTTGTTCGGCACCAACCTCCGGGCCACCGTAGCGACTACCGTACCGAATTTCGTCCGGGGGGGCACCATTCCGTTAAGCGCGCTATTTATTCAATTAAAGCCTGTGCTGGGAACAGTTTACAGTGCATTAGCCGTAGGGCTGGCCACGGTAAGCGTTGCCCTCGTAGCCCTCTCCTACCTCAACGAAACCTTCACCAAAGAGCTGGATTACGTCGAGGAAGATTAA
- a CDS encoding heavy-metal-associated domain-containing protein, with protein MFRNLFLTALTSLMIVGNLFAGAPTRDDKEKEVKIKTSAICSMCKSRIERNLTFEKGVKEADLDVKTKVVTIKYNPAKTDITKLKANISKTGYDAEEIPADEAGYNKLPSCCKKSGGMDHQ; from the coding sequence ATGTTTCGTAACCTGTTCCTGACCGCCCTGACTTCGCTGATGATCGTGGGCAACCTTTTCGCTGGTGCACCAACCCGCGATGATAAAGAAAAAGAGGTCAAAATCAAAACATCGGCCATATGCAGTATGTGCAAGTCGCGCATTGAGCGTAATCTGACCTTCGAGAAGGGCGTTAAAGAAGCGGACCTCGACGTGAAAACGAAAGTAGTAACGATCAAATACAATCCGGCTAAAACGGACATTACCAAGTTGAAAGCGAACATCAGCAAAACCGGCTACGATGCCGAAGAAATCCCCGCTGATGAAGCAGGCTACAACAAATTGCCCAGTTGCTGCAAAAAAAGTGGCGGTATGGACCACCAATAA
- a CDS encoding oxidoreductase, with amino-acid sequence MSEKYKPRFPRMAQLKTVADLRHYLQTNDIDLPVDEALVPPSESPFNQSIPLKSGKTIGNSLCILPMEGWDGTTEGRPTDLTRNRWQKFAISGAKLLFGCEAVAVCHSGKANPNQLVLNEETFADFVALRRLLLEEHTAAFGTTDDLVIGLQLTHSGRFCKPNSSKTFEPKIVYSHPILNSKFGMAADYPPLLDEDIDRVIEQYVDAAVLAQKAGFDFVDVKHCHGYLGHEFLSAVHREGRYGGSFENRTRYLRTIVAGIHKAAPGLEIGIRLSAFDMLPFRKGPADIGIPEAIEPYPFAFGGASNGLEPDLTETKALLSLVESLGIQLVCITGGSPYYNPHLMRPALFPPSDGYLPPEDPLLGVKRQIDVTYALKLAFPELVFIGSGYSYLQEWLPHVAQHVLRSGMADSVGFGRMVLSYPTMPADLLAGRSLVRNQICRTFSDCTTAPRNGLVSGCYPLDTLYKKSPEAGQLKAIKERL; translated from the coding sequence ATGAGCGAGAAATATAAACCCCGGTTTCCCCGCATGGCCCAGCTAAAAACGGTGGCTGACCTGCGCCATTATCTGCAAACGAACGACATCGACCTTCCGGTTGACGAAGCGTTAGTACCTCCATCCGAAAGCCCGTTCAACCAATCGATTCCGCTTAAATCCGGCAAAACAATTGGCAATAGTCTTTGCATTTTACCCATGGAAGGCTGGGACGGCACTACCGAGGGCCGACCAACCGACCTCACCCGAAATCGCTGGCAGAAATTCGCGATCAGTGGCGCTAAACTGTTGTTCGGTTGCGAAGCCGTAGCAGTCTGCCATTCGGGCAAGGCCAATCCGAATCAGCTAGTCCTGAACGAGGAGACGTTCGCTGACTTTGTGGCGCTACGGCGCTTGCTTCTGGAGGAGCACACTGCAGCGTTTGGCACGACCGACGATTTGGTAATTGGCCTCCAGCTTACCCATTCCGGACGTTTCTGCAAACCGAACAGTTCTAAAACGTTCGAGCCGAAGATCGTGTACAGCCACCCGATTCTAAACAGCAAGTTCGGCATGGCGGCTGACTATCCACCGCTGCTGGATGAGGACATTGACCGCGTCATCGAACAATACGTCGACGCGGCTGTACTGGCGCAAAAAGCCGGTTTCGACTTCGTGGACGTCAAACATTGTCATGGTTACCTGGGCCACGAATTTCTAAGTGCCGTCCATCGGGAGGGGCGCTACGGCGGTTCATTCGAGAATCGGACACGCTACCTGCGAACCATCGTTGCCGGTATTCACAAGGCAGCCCCTGGGCTGGAAATCGGCATTCGCTTGAGCGCATTCGATATGCTCCCATTCAGGAAAGGGCCCGCCGACATCGGTATTCCCGAAGCAATAGAGCCTTACCCGTTTGCTTTTGGCGGGGCCTCAAATGGACTGGAGCCTGACCTGACCGAAACCAAGGCATTGCTATCGCTGGTCGAATCGCTCGGCATACAGCTGGTGTGCATTACGGGTGGAAGCCCTTATTACAATCCGCATCTGATGCGCCCGGCCCTGTTTCCGCCCTCCGATGGCTACCTGCCCCCCGAAGACCCGCTGCTGGGTGTCAAGCGTCAGATCGACGTGACCTACGCACTAAAACTGGCCTTCCCGGAGCTGGTGTTTATTGGGTCGGGCTATTCGTATTTACAGGAGTGGCTTCCCCATGTGGCGCAGCACGTTTTGCGGTCGGGCATGGCCGATAGCGTCGGTTTCGGGCGTATGGTTCTCTCCTATCCGACCATGCCCGCTGATCTGCTTGCAGGTCGTTCGCTGGTTCGCAACCAAATTTGCCGCACGTTTTCCGACTGTACCACAGCTCCGCGTAACGGGCTGGTTTCGGGTTGCTATCCGCTGGATACGCTCTACAAGAAGAGTCCCGAGGCCGGTCAGCTCAAAGCCATAAAAGAACGCCTGTGA
- the queG gene encoding tRNA epoxyqueuosine(34) reductase QueG, giving the protein MHRTRYTQLIKAKASELGFDFCGIAKADFLEEEAPRLETWLKNGMHGQMNYMANHFDKRLDPRLLVDDAKSVITVLLNYYPEQKLPEGDDDYKLSKYAYGTDYHFVIKDKLKDLLAYIHQEIGEVGGRAFVDSAPVMDKAWAKRGGLGWVGKHTNLINREIGSFFFIGELILDLELEPDGPITDYCGTCTRCIDACPTDAIVGPYVVDGSKCISYFTIELKEAIPDDVRGKFENWTFGCDICQDVCPWNRFAKPHKTPAFDPHPELAAFTKNDWEEITEDVFREIFRRSAVKRTKLEGLKRNVAFNKPD; this is encoded by the coding sequence ATGCACCGGACCCGCTATACGCAACTGATCAAAGCCAAAGCCAGCGAACTGGGTTTTGATTTTTGTGGTATAGCTAAGGCTGATTTTCTGGAAGAAGAAGCACCCCGTTTAGAGACGTGGCTTAAAAACGGGATGCACGGCCAGATGAATTATATGGCCAATCATTTCGACAAACGACTCGATCCCCGTTTGTTGGTCGATGATGCAAAATCGGTCATAACGGTCCTGCTCAATTATTATCCGGAGCAGAAACTACCCGAAGGCGACGACGATTACAAACTATCTAAATACGCTTACGGCACTGACTATCACTTTGTTATAAAAGACAAACTAAAAGATTTGCTGGCCTATATTCATCAGGAAATCGGCGAAGTGGGCGGACGGGCGTTTGTCGATTCGGCCCCGGTCATGGACAAAGCCTGGGCGAAACGGGGCGGCCTGGGCTGGGTGGGCAAGCACACCAATCTGATCAATCGCGAAATCGGTTCGTTCTTCTTTATTGGCGAACTGATTCTTGATCTTGAACTGGAACCCGACGGTCCGATCACCGACTACTGCGGCACCTGCACCCGTTGCATCGACGCCTGCCCGACCGACGCCATTGTCGGTCCTTACGTCGTCGATGGGAGCAAATGCATTTCTTATTTCACGATTGAATTAAAAGAAGCCATTCCCGACGACGTTCGCGGAAAATTCGAGAACTGGACATTTGGTTGTGATATCTGCCAGGATGTCTGCCCCTGGAACCGTTTCGCCAAACCCCACAAAACACCCGCCTTTGATCCACACCCTGAACTGGCCGCTTTCACCAAAAACGACTGGGAGGAAATTACAGAAGATGTGTTTCGGGAGATTTTTCGCCGGTCAGCGGTGAAACGCACGAAACTGGAAGGCTTGAAGCGCAACGTAGCGTTCAACAAGCCGGACTAA
- a CDS encoding glycoside hydrolase family 88 protein, giving the protein MQINNSLQPIDLSAKLDQFWALSGQKIQLINQQYDLSKGSPVFTVQGQYTTRGWTEWTQGFQFGSAILQFDATDESEFLDIGRQNTLNRMAPHISHTGVHDHGFNNVSTYGNLLRLMQEGRIPYNAWEKNVYELALKISGAVQASRWTTLKKNKTADAGFISSFNGPHSLFVDTIRSCRALVLSHALGHVFQGEGDVKINLLDRAIQHMKATADYAVFYGEGRDTYDVWGRTAHESVFNVKDGNFRCPNSQQGYSGFTTWTRGLAWAMCGFAEELEWLATRSDAELDPFGGRTTIEAFMRKAATATCDFFIDQTPTDGIPYWDTGAPNLYRLGDYLNRPADPYNNVEPVDSSAAAIGAQGLLRLGNYLMAAGEPDVGRRYWQAGLTVLDTLLAAPYLSTDPTHQGLILHSIYHRPNGWDYVPPGSMIAYGESSMWGDYHAREVALYVQRIIRNEPYYTFFNGIAEPRISETNLA; this is encoded by the coding sequence ATGCAGATTAACAACTCATTACAGCCCATCGATCTATCCGCAAAACTTGATCAGTTCTGGGCCCTCTCCGGTCAGAAAATCCAGCTGATCAATCAACAGTATGATCTATCGAAAGGCTCACCCGTCTTCACGGTGCAGGGCCAGTATACTACTCGTGGCTGGACCGAGTGGACGCAGGGCTTTCAGTTTGGGTCGGCAATTTTGCAGTTTGATGCTACCGACGAATCCGAATTTCTGGACATAGGTCGCCAGAATACTCTAAACCGGATGGCGCCCCACATCAGCCATACCGGCGTTCACGATCATGGCTTCAACAACGTCAGCACGTATGGTAATCTGCTTCGACTGATGCAGGAAGGCCGAATTCCGTACAATGCCTGGGAGAAAAACGTGTACGAACTGGCGCTGAAAATTTCGGGAGCCGTTCAGGCCAGCCGCTGGACAACCCTTAAAAAGAACAAGACAGCCGATGCGGGTTTTATCAGTTCCTTCAACGGGCCACACTCCCTGTTTGTCGACACCATCCGTTCGTGCCGGGCGTTGGTGCTGAGTCATGCGCTGGGCCATGTTTTTCAGGGCGAAGGTGACGTCAAAATCAACCTGCTCGACCGGGCAATTCAGCACATGAAAGCCACCGCCGACTATGCGGTCTTCTACGGGGAAGGGCGCGATACCTATGATGTGTGGGGTCGAACGGCGCACGAAAGTGTGTTCAATGTGAAAGATGGCAATTTTCGCTGTCCGAATTCGCAACAGGGTTACTCCGGATTCACGACCTGGACGCGTGGACTGGCCTGGGCCATGTGCGGATTTGCCGAAGAACTCGAGTGGCTCGCCACCCGCAGCGATGCCGAACTTGACCCGTTCGGCGGACGAACGACGATCGAAGCATTTATGCGTAAAGCCGCAACGGCCACCTGCGATTTTTTCATTGACCAAACGCCCACCGACGGCATTCCCTACTGGGACACGGGCGCGCCAAATTTATACCGACTGGGCGATTACCTCAATCGTCCGGCGGACCCGTACAACAATGTGGAGCCGGTTGACAGTTCGGCAGCGGCTATTGGTGCACAAGGGTTACTGCGTTTGGGCAACTACCTGATGGCAGCCGGTGAACCCGATGTTGGTCGGCGCTACTGGCAGGCTGGCTTAACGGTGCTCGATACGCTTCTCGCGGCACCCTATCTAAGCACGGATCCAACACACCAGGGGCTGATACTGCATTCTATTTATCACCGGCCCAACGGCTGGGACTACGTGCCACCCGGCAGTATGATTGCTTATGGCGAATCGAGCATGTGGGGCGATTACCACGCCCGCGAAGTCGCGCTTTACGTGCAGCGCATCATCCGTAACGAGCCATACTACACCTTCTTTAACGGGATTGCCGAACCACGGATCTCCGAAACGAACCTGGCCTGA
- a CDS encoding nucleotide exchange factor GrpE: MENKDTLDEETSTNTQQPDNLTTDEAVTVNGGEPEVQVEDVSAEEVTAEAEPELAGKADQATREIAELKDKYLRLYADFENFRRRTAKEKLELISNANEGLLQALIPVVDDFERAMQSIETTEDVTAVKEGVSLIYAKLFKVLESKGLKPMTAKGEPFNADLHESITQFPAPSDDLKGKVIDEIEKGYYLNDKVIRFAKVIVGS, from the coding sequence ATGGAAAATAAAGACACACTGGACGAAGAAACGTCCACCAATACACAACAACCTGACAATCTGACAACTGACGAAGCTGTTACTGTCAATGGTGGAGAGCCGGAAGTACAGGTAGAAGATGTTTCTGCCGAAGAAGTTACGGCTGAAGCTGAACCCGAATTGGCCGGTAAGGCTGACCAGGCCACCCGCGAAATCGCTGAGCTTAAAGATAAATACCTCCGTTTGTACGCTGATTTTGAGAACTTTCGTCGGCGCACCGCCAAGGAAAAACTTGAGTTGATCAGTAATGCCAACGAGGGGCTGTTGCAGGCGTTGATTCCGGTTGTTGACGATTTCGAACGGGCTATGCAATCCATAGAAACGACCGAAGATGTTACAGCCGTTAAAGAAGGCGTGTCGCTGATCTACGCCAAGTTATTCAAGGTGCTGGAAAGCAAGGGCCTCAAGCCAATGACGGCTAAAGGTGAACCGTTTAATGCCGATCTGCACGAATCGATCACGCAGTTCCCGGCTCCCAGTGATGACCTCAAGGGTAAAGTCATCGACGAAATTGAAAAAGGATACTATTTGAATGACAAAGTCATTCGGTTTGCGAAAGTAATTGTAGGAAGCTAA